The Salvelinus fontinalis isolate EN_2023a chromosome 24, ASM2944872v1, whole genome shotgun sequence genome has a segment encoding these proteins:
- the lpar5b gene encoding lysophosphatidic acid receptor 5b, with product MNNTNDTLEDSAPELSCVNAVYTVSATVYGCVMVLGLPLNAVSLWVLLRRHGLKSSSAVFMSHLALSDLLLVLSLPTRVYFYTTGTWPLGIQACTATTMLFRNNIRSSAVFITFIGLDRLLAVVYPLRTRHIRTTTNAWKACVFIWILIVAVNIPEALYFISQMKSCNATDKCFEFTQECALNVQIAGYVQFGLVFTMLGVNVVSTAMVSWTLHRHLSDAAMVNNKMNVMLIFTINLLMFIVFFLPSSIVLMLGIRQAIMPMFCLTSINCCLDPLLYFFSLDAFWKKSVLT from the coding sequence ATGAACAACACCAACGATACCTTAGAGGACAGCGCTCCGGAGCTGAGTTGTGTGAATGCAGTGTATACAGTCTCTGCCACGGTGTACGGCTGTGTGATGGTGCTGGGCCTGCCGCTCAACGCCGTGTCACTCTGGGTTCTGCTCCGCCGTCACGGCCTCAAATCCTCCAGCGCTGTCTTCATGAGCCACCTGGCTCTGTCCGACCTGCTGCTGGTGCTCTCCCTGCCCACCCGGGTCTACTTCTACACCACAGGCACCTGGCCCCTGGGCATCCAGGCCTGCacggccaccaccatgctgttCCGCAACAACATCCGCTCCAGCGCTGTCTTCATCACCTTCATTGGCCTGGACAGGCTGCTGGCTGTGGTCTACCCTCTAAGAACCCGCCACATCCGCACCACCACCAATGCCTGGAAAGCCTGTGTCTTCATCTGGATCCTGATCGTGGCGGTCAACATCCCAGAGGCCCTGTACTTCATCAGTCAGATGAAGAGCTGTAACGCCACTGACAAATGCTTTGAGTTTACTCAAGAATGTGCCTTGAATGTGCAGATAGCTGGTTACGTGCAGTTTGGGCTGGTGTTCACCATGCTGGGGGTCAACGTGGTCTCCACCGCCATGGTGTCCTGGACTCTACACAGGCACCTCAGCGATGCTGCCATGGTCAACAATAAGATGAACGTCATGCTGATCTTCACCATCAACCTTCTGATGTTTATTGTCTTCTTCCTGCCCTCCTCCATCGTGCTGATGCTCGGTATCAGGCAGGCTATCATGCCCATGTTCTGTCTGACCAGCATCAACTGTTGTCTAGATCCACTGTTGTACTTCTTCTCTTTAGATGCTTTCTGGAAGAAGAGCGTTCTGACGTAG